In Mus musculus strain C57BL/6J chromosome 9, GRCm38.p6 C57BL/6J, one genomic interval encodes:
- the Olfr39 gene encoding olfactory receptor 39: MQRREASGMGKENHTELSQFLLLGLSDDPKLQPILFGIFLFMYLVTVLGNLLIILAVSSDSHLHNPMYFFLSNLSFVDMCFTSTTVPKMLVNIQTKNKNISYMQCLTQVYFFMVFAGMDNFLLTVMAFDRFVAICHPLNYTVIMNPHFCCFLVLMCWIIILSVSLFHSLLMKQLTFSMGTEIPHFFCELAQILRVASSDILINNIALYVATALLCVFPVTGILFSYSQIVSSLLNMSSVVSKYRAFSTCGSHLCVVCLFYGTALGVYLSSAGTDVSQGSTIASVMYTVVTPMLNPFIYSLRNKDVKGALVRILKVYSCP, from the exons ATGCAAAG gAGAGAAGCCTCTGGAATgggaaaagaaaatcacacaGAACTATCACAATTCCTGCTACTGGGTCTCTCAGATGATCCTAAATTGCAGCCTATTCTTTTCGGGATATTCTTATTTATGTACCTGGTCACAGTGCTTGGTAACCTGCTCATCATCCTGGCTGTCAGTTCTGATTCCCATCTCCACaaccccatgtacttcttcctctccAACCTCTCATTTGTAGACATGTGTTTCACTTCTACCACTGTCCCAAAGATGCTGGTGAACATCCagacaaagaacaaaaatatctccTACATGCAGTGCCTCACTCAAGTctatttttttatggtttttgctGGAATGGATAATTTCTTACTGACTGTAATGGCCTTTGACCGCTTTGTGGCTATTTGTCACCCCTTAAACTACACAGTCATCATGAACCCTCACTTCTGTTGCTTCCTTGTGCTAATGTGCTGGATTATCATTTTATCAGTCTCCCTGTTTCATAGTCTATTAATGAAGCAATTAACTTTTTCCATGGGTACTGAAATCCCACATTTCTTCTGTGAGTTGGCTCAAATTCTCAGAGTAGCAAGCTCTGATATTCTCATCAATAATATCGCATTATATGTGGCTACTGCCCTGTTATGTGTGTTTCCTGTCACTGGAATTCTCTTCTCTTACTCGCAGATTGTCTCCTCCTTATTGAATATGTCTTCAGTAGTCAGCAAGTATAGAGCCTTTTCCACCTGTGGATCTCACCTCTGTGTGGTCTGTTTGTTTTATGGTACAGCACTGGGGGTTTACCTCAGTTCAGCTGggactgatgtttctcaaggaaGCACTATAGCCTCAGTGATGTATACTGTGGTCACTCCTATGCTCAACCCATTCATCTACAGCCTGAGGAATAAAGATGTGAAGGGGGCTCTGGTAAGAATCCTTAAAGTATATTCTTGTCCCTGA
- the Olfr872 gene encoding olfactory receptor 872, translating into MTQQRISLNKCPNNTEAQNLPVVSQFHLMSLSENVELQPFLLVLFLSFYMVTVLGNLLIILAVCSDFHLHTPMYFFLSNLSWSDICLISTIVPRMIWDIGTQSRVISYVSCLTQMSMFIVFGCMDSMLLTVMAYDRFVAICHPLHYKIIMNPNLCAFLLLASVLASLVDSQVHNLIVLQFTYFNDMEISNFFCDPSQLLNHNCSEMFTKNIVIHFIGVFFGLFSTTGIIFSYYKIISSILRIPTKDGKYKAFSTCGSHLSVVCLFYGTSIGVYIGSTASNSPKNCAIASLMYTVVTPMLNPFIYSLRNRDIKTALWQLQRRAM; encoded by the coding sequence GTGTCCAAACAACACAGAAGCACAAAATCTACCAGTTGTCTCACAGTTCCATCTCATGAGCCTCTCAGAGAATGTAGAACTACAGCCTTTCCTACTTGTGCTGTTTTTATCCTTCTACATGGTCACAGTGCTTGGAAATCTGCTCATCATTCTGGCCGTGTGCTCTGACTTCCACCTCCATACCCccatgtatttctttctctccaaCCTTTCCTGGTCTGACATTTGTTTGATCTCCACTATAGTCCCAAGGATGATTTGGGATATTGGAACTCAAAGCAGAGTCATCTCCTATGTGAGCTGCCTAACACAGATGTCCATGTTTATAGTTTTTGGATGTATGGATAGTATGCTTCTGACTGTAATGGCCTATGATAGGTTTGTAGCCATCTGTCACCCTCTGCATTACAAAATCATTATGAATCCTAACCTCTGTGCATTCTTACTTTTAGCATCTGTTTTGGCCAGTCTTGTGGACTCTCAGGTGCACAATTTGATTGTACTGCAATTTACATATTTCAATGACATGGAAATCTCTAACTTCTTTTGTGACCCTTCACAACTTCTTAATCATAACTGTTCTGAAATGTTCACCAAAAACATAGTTATACATTTTATTGGTgtcttttttggtttattttcaaCCACAGGAATTATTTTCTcatactataaaattatttcttccaTCCTGAGAATTCCAACAAAAGATGGAAAGTATAAAGCCTTTTCCACCTGTGGGTCTCACCTGTcagttgtttgcttattttatggAACATCCATTGGAGTATACATTGGTTCAACTGCATCGAATTCCCCTAAAAACTGTGCAATTGCTTCACTGATGTACACAGTGGTCACACCTATGCTTAATCCCTTCATCTACAGCCTGAGGAACAGGGACATTAAAACTGCTCTTTGGCAGCTGCAGAGAAGAGCAATGTAA